The DNA segment TTTTGGACTATATTCTCCATTGGAACTGTGGGTAACGTCTTAGTCATCCTTGTCTACTGGAAGTACAGATATAGGAGGAGCATCACGAACAGatacctgctgcacctggccaTTGCTGACCTGCTGTTCCTTTTCACCCTCCCTTTCTGGGCAAAAGCAGCGTCAAATGGCTGGATCTTTAAGAATTTCATGTGCAAAATTGTCAATAGCATGTATAAGATCAACTTCTACAGCTGTACCTTAGTTCTAATGTGCATTAGTGTTGACAGGTATATTTCGATTGTCCAGGCAATGAAAGCTAAAAACTCTAAACGAAAAAGGCTCCTGCTCAGTAAAGTAGTTAGCTTTGGCATTTGGCTGATTGCAATTGGCTTATGCATTCCAGAAATAGTGTACAGTGAATCTAAGCAAGCTAACGATATAACTACTTGCAAGATGGTGTACCCTCCCACGGTTACCCGAGCCATCAAAGTTACTGTCCTAGCTTTGAAAATCATAATAGGATTCTTCCTTCCTCTCATTGTCATGGTTACTTGTTATGCTTTTATAACGCACACTCTTCTGCAAGCCAAAAGATCCCAAAAGCGAAAATCATTAAAGATAATCGTCCTTATTATCACAGTTTTCCTCCTCTCCCAGTTGCCTTACAACAGCATTTTGCTGGTTAAAACCATCAACACCTACACCATGGTCATACATGACTGCCAAACCTCTGACAACATCGACCTGGGATTCCAAATCACTCAGAGCATTGCCTTCCTTCACAGCTGTCTGAACCCCTTCCTCTATGTGTTTGCTGGGGAGAGATTCCGTAAGGCCCTTTTTAAGATTCTGGAGGATGCAATTCACCCCACTGGTCTGAGCCGAGAACAGAGCTCTTCCGTATATGATAGCCCAGAACGGAGCTCAATATGGTCTTTTGCTTTGCTGGGGCAATCTCTCACTTTGAGCATGCAGCCAAATTCCTCATTCGTGCCCAGCGTCAGCCAAACTCCTTTTGAAGTtactgggagcctggctggaggaagAAGCAGTGAATGCGGTGCTCTGTGATTCTTACActatgaaaggaaagaaaatatccCTCTCAACAAAGTGAATTAGCTTATTCATGAGGGGCTTGATCCTGCAGATTATTGACCTGTCTCAACTTCCGCACTAGTTGGCAAGAGTGGAGGGTGCTCAGCCCTTCTCCCGGGGGCATTCAGCTCCTTGAAAGATCAAGCTCTCCAGTTCTGTCTGAAAGGCAGCAAAACCTTGAAAAAGAACCAAAGCAAGAGTATGATGCCAACTGCAAAAAGAACTGATGGAgaggggattttaaaaaaatcctgttacAACTGTAAATAGCCAACCAAGCTGTGGCTGGGAACAATCTGAACCAGCAAGTGATTCAAGAGAATGATCACATGTGGTCATGGAGCTCAGTCACTTTTGACGTATACACAGTGGCTGCTTCATGCTATGCCCAGTTGTAACCTACGCTGACTGACTGAAGCCTGGGGAGGAGGCAAGCCAATACTGGTTTGCAAGGACTTGCAGGTGCTCGGTATCTGTCAGGATCAGGCCTCAATTAGTTGATGGTTGTATAGCGCTTCATAAAGGAAAAATGCTAGATCGTTTATGGTCATGTcgggtgttccctgtaagcttttTCATCCacagacagaataaattttgttatgagcaccaaaagaaacacatgttgccagctgtgggtgctctgttcatcagctgggcagtacccaaatctctcagtttacagagaacactgttcATGTCACTGTTGccttttcaaaatccctttactgCAAAAGAGCAAAGCTGCTTTTAGTAAAACTTGCAACATTTTTCAGGGTCAGCCCCGAATCAGTTAGGGGCAATTTCTGTACTCGGTGACATCATTGTAAATTCAGAACCCCACTAGCCACCTTACCAGAACTACTCCAGATACACACCAGCATAAACAAGAACTGAGTTTGGCTCCCACAATGCTTTTTTATTCAGTCTCTGATTTGCAAATGTTGCCCAAGTAACTGCAGATTTAATTTTATTACACTTGCAATGCTGTTACATTCCCAGACTAATGGAAACATGGTGGTTTTGTACCAGTCTTTTTGTCACAAAGGTGGGTCTTGTGGAGCTAGGTTGATTTACATGTTCTTTTTAGGTCTTTGATTTTAAGCTGAAACTATCTGTAATGCTTTGGCATTAGACGCTTGCATTCTAGCTATACATCAATAAACACTGCATTGTACAGCACAATTTTTAGAGGGTCGTATTTGTATATTTCTAGCAATATGGCATTTGCCTTTCACCCTCTGGTGAAGCTGAACATGGCAAACTGATGACGGAATGAACCAGGGGTTAGAAGCTGATGTATCTTCTGAGCATAATAAAGTGGCAAAAGAGGGTGTATCCAGTCTGAAGCCtgaaagacagagagagggaaggaaTGGAACTTAAGATGTGGGAATATTTTAGAGAGGCTTTCCCACTCACATCACTGGAGATGGGCCTTTCTCACACGTTAGGCATACAGCACAATGTACAAAATTGGTAtccgcatctgcaaaaatgatctgcagatatTTACATCCACACCCATGGAAACAGATATCCGCA comes from the Carettochelys insculpta isolate YL-2023 chromosome 2, ASM3395843v1, whole genome shotgun sequence genome and includes:
- the LOC142008795 gene encoding C-C chemokine receptor type 9-like: MAFTSMATQSDLAKLDYNRGSSSALPLYTDPFNHTDSICEKSRSQQFAQTFLPTFFWTIFSIGTVGNVLVILVYWKYRYRRSITNRYLLHLAIADLLFLFTLPFWAKAASNGWIFKNFMCKIVNSMYKINFYSCTLVLMCISVDRYISIVQAMKAKNSKRKRLLLSKVVSFGIWLIAIGLCIPEIVYSESKQANDITTCKMVYPPTVTRAIKVTVLALKIIIGFFLPLIVMVTCYAFITHTLLQAKRSQKRKSLKIIVLIITVFLLSQLPYNSILLVKTINTYTMVIHDCQTSDNIDLGFQITQSIAFLHSCLNPFLYVFAGERFRKALFKILEDAIHPTGLSREQSSSVYDSPERSSIWSFALLGQSLTLSMQPNSSFVPSVSQTPFEVTGSLAGGRSSECGAL